Within Diospyros lotus cultivar Yz01 chromosome 15, ASM1463336v1, whole genome shotgun sequence, the genomic segment TCTGCAAAAGAATGATTTTTTTGTTGATCCATAAAAACTTATAATTGTCTCCCTAAGCCCACATACATATAGATAAATCCCTTGGGTCCCCCAACGTAACATAAAAGCCTGTAGCTGTAGGTCCTGGTCCTATCCCAGAACAATCACCAAACCATCATCATCTTCCATCACCAACATCAAAAGTGAATTCTAATGCAATGCCACTCACAAACCAAATTAACCAAATTGGATGAGCTCTATTATATCAACATCAGACCTAAAATGGCCCACTCCAAGAGGAGAAGTTGAGCTAAAATTCTCATCAGTTGATACAAACCTATAGAATTAGAAGCCTTGTGGTGTTCACAGCATCTGCATGCGCATATTCTATGAGATGGGAGTTAGAAATTTTGCCCCAACTGCTACTATAAGCATGATTTTCTGGTTGCCTAAGCCTTGATAACCACATTACTCAGCCTGGAATCCAACACGAAATTAtcagacccccccccccccccccccccccccccaagtcGTTAACCACAACAAAACCATATCTAAACCGACcaaccaaaattagccattCAAGTCTATCAATCGTCTAACATTTTAACCTTTACCACTCCCGGCACTAATAACAactaatatatcaaaacatatGAATCACTGATGAACAAAACGTGCAGGAAACATGCCAAGCAGCAGTTGCTTGAATCATGCACAAAAGACTTGCCTCGATGAGACTCTTTAAAGTGCAGATAACATGAAGATAGCAACTAGTACAAAGTGCATCATCTGTGAATCATTTCAAGCATCAAAGCTAGCCATGCGGGGTCCTTTTGTTGTGAGGATTTCATGCTTCACTATTCCAATTCTATGGATGCTGTGTGTGCCTTCAAGGGTATGTTCCGAAGAACATAAGGATCGAAGGAACAATGGCGACCCCATGAGGAAGAGATACGAAGAATGGCTGAAAAGATATGACCGAGAGTACGAGGATCAGGATGAATGGGAACACCGATTTGGAATTTACCAATCCAACGTTGAATACATTGagaatttcaattctcaaaACATGTCGTTCCAACTTGCAGATAACATATTTGCAGACATGACGAATGAGGAGTTCAAGTCCCTCTACTTGGGATATGAGGCCGCTAGGCAGCAGGGTGAAGTACAGAGCTCTGAATATGAAAAGTGGTGCGAGGATTTGCCTGTCAATCTGGACTGGAGAGAGCTAGGCGCCGTGACTCCAGTCAAGAATCAAGGCGCCTGCGGTTAAgtattttcttgcctttctgtGAATGACTGATTATGAATCTTTCTTGGAGGAAGACTGACCACTCACTAGATATAATTCTTagattttttgagaaaattacaTTTCTGAAAACATCAGGCAGTTACAGCAATGCAAACAATGTATGAAAAGGCCACATAAAATTCTCACGATCACTGGAAGCTATTGTTCAATCAAGTTGTATCTCAAGGATAATCCAACTAAAAACCAAAGAAAACGGAAGCAAGAAATCAAGAAAGTAATAGAGAACTAATGCTATTAGTTACTGCTCTGTGGCAGGAAGTTGTTGGGCCTTCTCGGCAGTTGCAGCTGTGGAAGGCATCACCCAGATCAAAACAGGCAAATTGGTGTCCCTGTCTGAACAAGAGCTCGTTGACTGCGACGTCAAAACCGGGAACAAAGGCTGTCAGGGTGGATATATGGAAAAAGCATTCGAGTTCATCAAAAAGAATGGCGGCATCACAACTGAAAGACAGTATCCTTACGAGGGAAGAAACGGACAGTGTGACAAAGCCGAAGCCAAGTCCCACGCAGCCACTATAAGTGGATATGCAAGAGTCCCTGCAAATGATGAAAGAAGCCTAGAATTTGCAGCAGCCAAGCAACCTGTATCAGTTGCCGTTGATGCTGGAGGGTATGCATTTCAGCTCTACTCCAGTGGGGTCTTCTCCGGCCACTGTGGGGAAAGTCTCAACCACGGAGTGACAGTAGTTGGGTATGGAGTAGTTGGTTATGGAGCAGAACACCGGGAGAAGTTCTGGCTTGTGAAGAATTCTTGGGGAACTGAATGGGGAGAGTCGGGTTATATAAGAATCAAACGCAGTGGTACTGATACGGCCGGTGTCTGTGGGATCGCCATGGAAGCCAGCTACCCAGTCAAGTCCTGAACAATCTCATCCACGAAGCTTTGGATCATGAACCTAGTAAACCTTGAGGTGATGGATCATATGGAATGTATGCTACCCCAGTTCCCAAATAACAAAGAGGATTATTTCCTCAATGAAATAAGAATCTTAGGTTGATGTAGAATCCTATTTGCAATTCGATAACTGAGGTTGCAGCTGTAAGATTGTG encodes:
- the LOC127791919 gene encoding zingipain-2-like translates to MKIATSTKCIICESFQASKLAMRGPFVVRISCFTIPILWMLCVPSRVCSEEHKDRRNNGDPMRKRYEEWLKRYDREYEDQDEWEHRFGIYQSNVEYIENFNSQNMSFQLADNIFADMTNEEFKSLYLGYEAARQQGEVQSSEYEKWCEDLPVNLDWRELGAVTPVKNQGACGSCWAFSAVAAVEGITQIKTGKLVSLSEQELVDCDVKTGNKGCQGGYMEKAFEFIKKNGGITTERQYPYEGRNGQCDKAEAKSHAATISGYARVPANDERSLEFAAAKQPVSVAVDAGGYAFQLYSSGVFSGHCGESLNHGVTVVGYGVVGYGAEHREKFWLVKNSWGTEWGESGYIRIKRSGTDTAGVCGIAMEASYPVKS